One segment of Curtobacterium sp. MR_MD2014 DNA contains the following:
- the pucL gene encoding factor-independent urate hydroxylase: MDTTATAAPVSTSVRLGANQYGKAEVRLVRVTRDTDRHEIEDLTVTTQLRGAALAESYTEGDNAKVVATDTQKNTVYAFAKEHGVGAPEEFLLRLGRHFATAFDWYDGSTLSAEQHAWERIAVDGRAHDHAFVRSGRGTRTAVVQVDGDDVHVLAGVTDLTVLKSTGSEFHGFPRDAYTTLAETDDRILATSVTARWRYTPEAVADGIDYDGVWTGVLDRMLATFADLHSLALQQTLFAMGRAAIESFPEIAEVRFSMPNKHHFLVDLSPFGLENPGEVFFAADRPYGLISGTVVRDGVEDAPAAWTSVPAFV; the protein is encoded by the coding sequence ATGGACACCACCGCCACCGCAGCCCCCGTCAGCACGTCCGTCCGCCTCGGTGCGAACCAGTACGGCAAGGCCGAGGTCCGCCTCGTCCGGGTCACCCGCGACACCGACCGCCACGAGATCGAGGACCTGACGGTCACGACCCAGCTGCGCGGTGCGGCGCTCGCCGAGTCCTACACCGAGGGCGACAACGCGAAGGTCGTCGCGACGGACACGCAGAAGAACACCGTCTACGCGTTCGCGAAGGAGCACGGTGTGGGCGCCCCGGAGGAGTTCCTCCTCCGCCTCGGCCGGCACTTCGCGACGGCGTTCGACTGGTACGACGGGTCGACGCTGTCCGCCGAGCAGCACGCCTGGGAGCGGATCGCGGTCGACGGTCGGGCGCACGACCACGCGTTCGTCCGGTCCGGCCGCGGCACCCGCACCGCCGTGGTGCAGGTCGACGGCGACGACGTCCACGTGCTCGCCGGCGTGACCGACCTGACGGTCCTGAAGTCGACGGGCAGCGAGTTCCACGGCTTCCCGCGTGACGCGTACACGACGCTCGCCGAGACCGACGACCGGATCCTCGCGACGTCGGTCACCGCGCGGTGGCGCTACACACCCGAGGCGGTCGCCGACGGCATCGACTACGACGGGGTGTGGACCGGCGTGCTCGACCGGATGCTCGCGACCTTCGCGGACCTGCACTCGCTCGCCCTGCAGCAGACCCTGTTCGCGATGGGGCGCGCGGCGATCGAGTCGTTCCCCGAGATCGCCGAAGTGCGCTTCTCGATGCCGAACAAGCACCACTTCCTGGTCGACCTGTCCCCGTTCGGGCTCGAGAACCCGGGCGAGGTGTTCTTCGCCGCCGACCGTCCCTACGGACTCATCTCGGGCACGGTCGTGCGTGACGGGGTCGAGGACGCCCCGGCAGCCTGGACGTCCGTCCCGGCGTTCGTCTGA
- a CDS encoding FAD binding domain-containing protein: MDLVTVRTLRTPSHRDDLALAPGEQPLAGGTWLYSEEQPGTTGLVDLTGLGWPDAEHTPEGLRLGATCTIATLLRLDPEPGWRAWPLVERCANALLASFKVWNAATVGGNVATALPAGAITALLVTLDATAVVWTPDGGDRRLPVADLVTGVRATALASGEVVRAFDVPESALRSTTGYRRVSLSPHGRTGALVTARWDADGFVLVVTGGTRRPVVLRWDAVPTAAEVDTVLAAHDDWYDDPHGSPDWRRAVSRRFAAELVAEAGGSGLAAAEGDAR, translated from the coding sequence ATGGACCTCGTCACCGTCCGCACCCTGCGGACACCGTCGCACCGCGACGACCTCGCGCTCGCACCCGGTGAGCAGCCGCTCGCCGGCGGCACCTGGCTGTACTCCGAGGAGCAACCGGGAACCACCGGCCTCGTCGACCTGACCGGCCTGGGCTGGCCGGACGCCGAGCACACGCCGGAGGGTCTGCGGCTCGGTGCGACGTGCACCATCGCGACGCTGCTGCGGCTCGACCCCGAGCCGGGGTGGCGTGCGTGGCCCCTCGTCGAGCGGTGCGCGAACGCCCTGCTCGCGTCGTTCAAGGTGTGGAACGCGGCGACGGTCGGCGGGAACGTGGCGACCGCGCTGCCCGCGGGAGCGATCACGGCGTTGCTGGTGACCCTGGACGCGACGGCGGTCGTCTGGACGCCGGACGGCGGGGACCGCCGCCTGCCCGTCGCCGACCTCGTCACCGGGGTCCGCGCCACGGCACTGGCGTCCGGCGAGGTGGTCCGCGCGTTCGACGTGCCGGAGTCGGCGCTCAGGAGCACCACCGGGTACCGCCGTGTGTCGCTCAGCCCCCACGGTCGGACCGGCGCGCTCGTGACCGCGCGCTGGGACGCCGACGGCTTCGTCCTCGTCGTCACCGGCGGGACCCGGCGACCGGTCGTGCTGCGGTGGGACGCGGTGCCCACGGCGGCCGAGGTCGACACGGTGCTCGCCGCCCACGACGACTGGTACGACGACCCGCACGGCTCCCCCGACTGGCGTCGGGCGGTGTCCCGCCGCTTCGCCGCCGAACTCGTCGCCGAGGCCGGCGGCTCGGGTCTCGCTGCTGCGGAGGGGGACGCCCGATGA